Part of the Oerskovia paurometabola genome is shown below.
GGCACTGGTGCTCGGACAGCATCTCCATGACGCGACCCGCCCGCGCGAGGTGCTCGTCGACGTCGGGCCCGAAGAAGTCCGCGTTCCACTGCTTGTCCGTGACCTCGTAGACGGCCTGCAAGCGGTTCGACGCGGTCTCGTCGGGGCCGAAGATCCGGAAGTTGTCCGGGTTGAGGCGCACCACGTCCGTGAGCCACTGGCCCAGGACCCTGGTCGCCTCCGACATGCCCCCACCGGGCGCGCTGACCTCGACCGCGTAGTCGCGGAAGTCGGGCAGGCGCAGGTCCTTGAGCAGCAGGCCGCCGTTGGTGTGCGGGTTGTCGCTCATGCGCAGCGTGCCACGGGGCGCCAGGCGAGCGACGTCCGCGTCGAGACGGCCCTCGTCGTCGAACAGCTCGTGGACGCGGTAGGAGTCAAGCCAGTCCTTGAGGTCCTGCAGGTGCTCGGGGGTGTCGCGCGCGCTCGCGAGCGGCACCTGGTGCGAGCGCCAGGAGTCCTCGGTCTTCTTGCCGTCGATCGTCTTGGGGCCCGTCCACCCCTTGGGGGTGCGGAAGACGATCATGGGCCACGCCGGGCGCTCGTCGTTGCCCGCTGCGGCGTCGGCCTTGATCTGCGCGATGTGGTTGAGCACCTCGTCGAGCAGGACCCCGAAGCGCCGGTGGACCTCGTAGTGGTCCTCGCCGTCGAACCCGCCCGTGAAGAAGTACGGGGTGTGCCCGTAGCCGATCATGAGGTCGCGCAGCTCGTCGTCGCTGATGCGCCCGAGGATCGTGGGGTTCGCGATCTTGTACCCGTTGAGGTGCAGGATCGGCAGCACGACACCGTCGTTGACGGGGTTGACGAACTTGTTCGAGTGCCAGCTCGTGGCCAGGGGGCCGGTCTCGGCCTCGCCGTCGCCCACGACCGCGGCGACCAGGAGGTCCGGGTTGTCGAACGCGGCGCCGTAGGCGTGCGAGAGCGCGTAGCCGAGCTCGCCGCCCTCGTGGATCGACCCCGGGGTCTCCGGGGCGACGTGCGAGGGGATGCCGCCCGGGAACGAGAACTGGCGGAACAACCGGCGCAGGCCCTCGGTGTCCTGGGTGATGTCCGAGTAGACCTCCGAGTACGTGCCCTCGAGGTACGAGTTCGCGACCAGGCCGGGCCCACCGTGACCGGGGCCCGTGACGTAGATCGTCGACTGCTCACGCTCGACGATCGCGCGGTTCAGGTGCGCGTACAGGAAGTTCAGGCCCGGCGTCGTGCCCCAGTGGCCGAGGAGGCGCGGCTTGACGTCGTCGCGGGTGAGGGGCTCGCGCAGCAGCGGGTTCGCGAGCAGGTAGATCTGGCCCACCGACAGGTAGTTGGCGGCCCGCCACCACCCGTCGACGCGCGCGAGCGTCTCCTCGGAGAGGGGGGCGACCTCGGCGGATCGCCAAGGGGTTCCTTCTGTCGGACGCGAGGTGGTCGTAGTCATCGCACGCTCCAGCTGTACCGGGGAATGGTGGCACCTTCATACAACCTCATCCATGGGGGCAACGCATGGTTTCGACGGCCCCACGGGATGTGAGGTGCGTCTGTCGGGGAAGAAAAGGACGAAGGTCCCGACCGGCTCGTCGAGAGGTCCCGGGACGGGCGATCTTGCCCGGGACAGTGGTCTGGGTCACGTCGGGGGTCGGGGATTCTCTCGGGCCACCCCCGCGCGGCTACCGTGGAGTCGTGTCCGACCAGGCCCCCTCTCGCCCCGGCTTCTGGGCTGTCGCCCGCCGCCCCCGCATGATCGGCTTCCTGCTGCTCTTTCTCCTCGCGGCGGCCGTGTGCGGTCGTCTCGGGGTGTGGCAGCTCGACCGTGCCTACCAGCGGGCCGAGCTCGCCGAGCAGCACGAGATCGCCGAGGCCGAGGCCGCCGGACCCGAAGGCCTCGGCGTGCTGCTCCCTCCGCAGTCGACCTTCCCGGGCGAGCTCGTGGGACGCCAGGCCTGGGTCGAGGGCGAGTACGAGCCCGAGGGGCAGCTCCTCGTCGCGGGGCGCGCGCTCGACGGGCGCACGGGCTACCTGGTCCTGACGCCGCTGCGCGTGAGCGACGACGGCACGGGCGGCGAGTCCTGGGCCGGCCTGTCCGGCCCGCCCGTGGTCCCGGTCGTCCGGGGCTGGGTCCCGACGGCGGACGCCGAGGACGACGTGGCCCTCGCCGTACCCTCGGGCGAGGTGCGGGTCACCGCGTACCTCCAGGCCTCGGAGGCCGCCGGGACCGGCGGCCTGCCCGAGGGGCAGACGGACTCGATCTCCTCGGCGGCGCTCGCCAACGAGTGGGGCAACCCCATCTACGGCGGCTACCTGGTGCTCATGGAGTCCGACCCGGCCCAGCTCGCCGCGGCCGACGGCGGCCCGCACCTGCTGCCCCGTCCGACCATCGAGGGGGGCAACGGGGTCAACGTCCAGAACGCCTTCTACGCGCTCCAGTGGTGGATCTTCGGCGCGTTCGCGGTCGCCCTGTGGGTGCGGCTCGTGCGCGACGAGGCCGCGGGCGGGCGCAAGCGCTCCGACGGGGTCGGGGGCGGGATCGCGGGGCTGCCCGACCTGCCGCAGGACTCCGTCAGCCGTCCGACGGCGTGAGGTCGAGCAGCATCTCGACCGTGCCCGCGTCCTCGACCTGGACGAAGCCGAGGTTCGGCGCCGCGACGTCGTAGTCGGAGAAGGTGACGGGGATCGACCCGCTGACCTGCGCCCCGTCGCCTGTGGTCCGGGCGTCGAGGGTCGCCGTGACGTCGTGCGAGACACCCTTGATCGTCAGCGTGCCGGTGGCCTGCACGGTGGCCGTCCCGCTCGCGAGGCTCGAGAGGTCGACGGGGGCGGTGAGGACGAAGGTCACGGTCGGGTGCTCGCCGGTGTCGAGGATGCGCAGGAACTGCCGGTCGCGTCCAGAGTCGTCGGTCTCGATCGTCGTCATGTCGACCTCGATGCTCGCCGCGGTGAGGATGCCGCCCTCGACCGTGACCTCGCCGCGGACGTCGCTCGTGCGGCCGACCACGGTCACGTCCTGCCCAGAGAGCACCTCGTCGACGCGGTAGCCCGCCTGGGAGTCGGTGTCCACGGCGTAGACGCCGTCCTGGACGCCGTCGACGGACGAGCCTGCGGCGTCGGCGCTCCCGCCGGCCGTGGCGTCGTCGGTGGCCGTCGCCGAGCCGACCGACAGGGGAGCGGCCTCCGTGCCGGCCTGCGAGCGGGCGTAGACCCACGTGCCGCCCAGCAGCAGGAGCGCGCACAGCGTCGCGATCCCGACGGTCAGCGCGATCGTCTTCTTCATGGCCCCTCGCATCCTCGTTGAACGTTCAACCAATCGTGAGGGCTCTTGCTGGGGAATGCCTGGAAGCAGGGCGTGGTGCCTGCTGTGCACCCGAACGTGCGCCGAGGACCTCGTCGTCCCGTCAGGTCGTCGGGCGGCGCCGGGACATGTCGGACTGGCGAGAGCGTACCGGCAGGTCAGAGCGTCGCAGGACGGCGTTCAGGGCGTGGCCGGACACCGGCCACGCCCTGAACGGTCCCGCGAGGGGAACGGGCTCACTCCTGCTGCCAGGAGCTCCACAGTCGCGCGTAGTCGCCACCCGCGGCGACGAGCTCGTCGTGCGGACCGATCTCGGTGATGCGCCCCCCGTCGACGACCGCGACCCGGTCGGCGTCGTGCGCAGTGTGCAGGCGGTGCGCGATCGCGACCACCGTCCGTCCTTCGAGGACGGCGTTGAGCGAGCGCTCGAGGTGCCGGGCCGCTCGCGGGTCCAGCAGCGACGTCGCCTCGTCGAGGATCAAGGTGTGCGGGTCGAGCAGCACGAGGCGCGCGAGCGCGACCTGCTGCGCCTGCGCGGGCGTGAGCACGTGACCGCCCGAGCCGACCTCGGTCGCGAGCCCCTCGGGGAGCGTCTCGACCCAGCCACGCGCGTCGACCGCAGCAAGGGCCCCGAGCAGCGCGTCGTCGTCCGCGTGCTCGTCGGCCAGCCGCAGGTTGTCCGCGAGCGACCCGACGAACACGTGGTGCTCCTGCGTGACGAGGGCGACGTGACGGCGCAGGTCGTCGAGCGGGAGGTCGACCAGCTCGACGCCGCCGACCGTGACCGAGCCGCCCGTGGGCGGGTGGATGCCCGCGAGCATGCGCCCGAGCGTCGACTTGCCCGCGCCGGACGGACCGACGACCGCCAGGCGCTCGCCGACCGCGAGGTCGAGGTCGATCCCGTGCAGCACGTTGTGCCCCTCGCGGTACGCGTACTCGACGTCCCGTGCCACGACGTGCTCGTCCGTGGGCACCTCGTCCCCGGCCTCGCGGTCGCTGTCGACGAGCTTGACGCCCACGATGCGCGCGAGCGAGGTCGCGGCGACCTGGATCTCGTCGAGCCAGAAGATGAGCTCCCAGACGGGCCCGGCGAGCTGGAACGCGTACATCGCGATGGTCGTCACCGCGCCGATCGTCGCGTGCCCCGTCGAGAGCAGGTAGCCGCCCCACACGATCACTGCGACGGGCGCGAGCACGAACGTGAAGTCGACCGCGGGGAACAGGACCGTGCGCAGGTTCAGCGTGTACTTCTCGGCCGCGAAGGCCTCGCGCAGGTCAGCCTCGACCCTGGCCCTGCGACGCGCGCCCAGGCGCAGGGCGTCGACGGTGCGGGCGCCCTCGACCGACTCGGTGATGGTGCCGTTGAGCGCCGCGTACGCCGCGGACTCGCGCTGGTAGCCGGGCGAGGCGCGCCGAAGGTACCAGCGGGAGACCACGACCATGAGCGGGACGCCCAGGAACAACGACACGGCCACGAGCGGCGAGGTGAGCATGCTCGCCACGACCGTGAGCAGGATCGTGACGACCGCGACGATGAGGCGCGGGACGCCGAACCGCACGGCGTGCTGGATACGGTTGACGTCGTTGGTCGTGCGCGCGACCAGGTCTCCCGTGCCGGCGCGCTCGACGGTCGACAACGGCAGCGTCGTGACGGTCTCCAGGAAGTCCTCGCGGAGCTCGGCGAAGACCGTCTCCCCGAAGATCATCGAGGACTTCTGGGCGTAGCGGATGAGCACGGCCTGGACGAGGACCGCGCCCACGCCGATCGCGATGACCTGGTTGACGTAGGCCGACGTAGTGCCCTGGGCGACCGCGTCGACGAGGCGGCCCAGGATCCACGGGCCCGCAAGCCCGGCGATCGCCGCGACGGTGTGCAGGACCGCGAGGCCGATGAGCGGCCTGCGGTGCTCGCGGACCAGGTAGGCGGTGTGCTGGCGGACCTGGGAGGCGTCCGCGACGGGGAGCTTCATGACACGCCCTTCGAGGCGTCGGTGAGCTCGGCGGAGCCCATGGGCAGGTGGTCGTCCTCGGGGACTGCGGGCGTCTCGTCCATCGAGCGCCCGACGACGGCGCGGTAGCGCGAGGCCTCCGCGCCCTGGTGGGCGTCGTGCGGGCGGTGCAGGAGCTCACGGTGCGTGCCGTGCGTGACGACGCGGCCGTCCTCGACGAACAGGACGTCGTCGACGTGGTCGAGCACGAGCGGGCTCGCGGTCACGATGAGCGTGGTGCGCCCGCGCCGGACCTCGGCGAGGCGTTCGGCGATGCGGGCCTCGGTGTGGGCGTCGACCGCGCTCGTGGGCTCGACGAGCACCAGGATCTCGGGGTCGGTGAGGATCGCGCGGGCCAGGGCGACGCGCTGGCGCTGGCCGCCGGACAACGAGCGGCCCTTCTCCGGGAGCTCGCCCGCGAGGCCGTCGGGCACCGAGTCCAGGACGTCGTGCGCGTCGGCGATCATGACGGCCCGCAGGAGCTCGGCCTCGAGGCTCCCGCCGCGCACGTCGATCTCCTCGCCGAGCACGCCCGAGAACAGGTGGGGCGTGGCCTCGGCGACGACGATGCGCTCGCGCACCACGTCCTTGTCGAGGTCGGAGAGCCGGATCCCGCCCAGGTGCACGGGCGTGCCCGCCTCCGCGACGTCGTCGAACCGGCCCATGCGCGTGGCGATGCGCGCCGACTCGTCCGGGTCCACGCTCACGAGCGCGACGACGCGGCCGGGCGTGAGCTCGACACCGCTCGCGTCGTCGACCAGGGCCGCCCCGGCGGGCGGCGCGGACGCCGTGCCGGGGGTTGCACCCGTCGCGGGGACGACCGAGAGCACCTTGACGAGCTTCTTCGCGGCCACGTGGGCGCGCGTGGTGATCTGGAGCGTCTGGGTCGCGATCTGCAGCGGCCACGACAGGAACGCGGCGTACCCGTAGAACGCGACGAGCTGCCCCGGGCTGATGTCCCCGGCCACGGCCGCGTGCGCGCCCAGGTACAGGACCAGGGCGACGAACAGGCCCGGCAGCAGGACCTGGAGCCCGTCGAGGTAGGACTGCGTGGTCGCGACGCGCACGCCCGTCTCGCGGACGGCCTGGGACTGGGTGCGGTAGCGGTCCGTGAAGACCCTCTCGCCGCCGATGCCGCGCAGGATGCGCAGGCCCGAGACGGTGTCCGCGCCCAGGGTGGTCAGCCGGCCCGACGCCTCGCGCTGCGCGGCCTGGCGCTGCTGGAGGGGCTTGACGAGGAACGCGAGGATGCCCGCGACGACCGGCAGCCCGAGGACCACGACGAGGCCCAGCTGGAGCGAGGTGCTCAGCATGATCCCGGCGACCACGGCGTACGCCATGAGGGAGCCCGCGAAGCGCGCGGCGATCGCGTAGACCTCGCCCACGCGCAGCGCGTCCGACGCGACCGCCGAGACGACTTCTCCCGTGGGGAGCTCGTCCGTGATGGTGTGCCCCGAGCGCGCCACGGTGTCGCCCACGAGCTGCGAGGTGGTGAAGGCCGAGCGCAGCCAGTTCTCGATGTCGAAGCGGTGCCCGAGAGCGGCCGCGCCCACCTGCACCAGGCCGATGCCCAGCATGACCGCGGCCCAGCCGAGAAGGACCGCGCCGAAGCCCTCGTCGAGACCCTCGTCGAGCGCGCGACCGAGCACGTAGGGCATGACGGCCTGGCACACGAACGTGACCATGCCGAGCAGGACGGCGGCCAGGAGGATCCCCCACTGGCGGCGCGCGAGCCACCACAGGAAGGCACCGGGGCCGGTGAGCGGAGGGGTGCCAGGGTCGGGGAGGGGGAGGGGGCGCACGGTCATTAACATTAGGTGTGGCCACCGACACCGGGCCACGGATTTTCGCTCAGCGTAAGGAAACCTTCCCATGACCACGCCCGACCCCGCCGGCTCGCAGAAGACCTCCGACGCCGTGGCGGACGCCCCGTCGCAGGAGGTCGTGGACCGCGCCGTCCGCAAGGCCCGCGGCGCGCTCCAGCGCTACCGCGTGATGGCCCTCATCACCGGTGTGATGCTCCTGATCCTGTGCGTCGAGATGATCGTCAAGTACGGCGTCGGCCAGTTCGTCGACGTCGACGGCGTGATGCGCTTCGTGGGCTGGATCCCGTTCGCGCACGGCTGGGTCTACGTGGTCTACCTCGTGACGGTCCTGGACCTGTGGTCCAAGATGCGCTGGAGCTGGGGACGACTCGCGACCATGGTCTTCGCGGGCGTCGTGCCCGTCATGTCCTTCATCCTCGAGAAGAAGGTCCACCGCGAGGCCGAGGCCAAGCTCGACGCCCTCGTGGAGCAGTACGCGCGATGACGTCGCTGCCGCCGCTGGTCGCCCCCTCGGTCGAGCCCCTGTCTACGCAGGAGCTGGCCCGCTACTCGCGGCACCTGGCCCTGCCGGGGATCGGGGTCGAGGGTCAGCAGCGCCTGCGGGCCGCGCGCGTCCTGGTCGTGGGCGCGGGCGGGCTGGGCAGCCCCGCGCTGCTCTACCTCGCGGCGGCCGGCGTCGGGACGATCGGCATCGTCGACGACGACCGCGTCGAGGTCTCCAACCTCCAGCGCCAGGTCATCCACGGCGGCTCGGACGTGGGGCGACCCAAGGTCGTCTCGGCGCGGGACGCCCTCGCGGAGGTCAACCCGCACGTGAGCGTCCGCCTGCACGAGCAGCGCCTCGACGCGACCAACGTCCTCGACGTCCTGGCGGGCTACGACGTCGTCCTCGACGGGACCGACAACTTCGCGACCCGCTACCTCGTGGGCGACGCCGCCGAGATCGCGGGCATCCCCTGCGTGTGGGGCTCGATCTTCCGCTTCCAGGGCCAGGTCAGCGTCTTCTGGTCGGCGCCTCCGGTCGGGGAGGGCGTCGTCTACCGTGACGTCTTCCCCGAGCCGCCGCCGCCCGGCACGGTGCCCGACTGCGCGACGGGCGGCGTCCTGGGTGCCATGTGCGGGACGGTCGGCTCGGTCATGGCGACCGAGGCGATCAAGCTGATCACGGGGGCCGGCCGCACGCTCCTGGGCCGTCTCGCGGTCTACGACTCGCTCGAGCTCACGTGGCGCCACCTCACGATCCGGGCCGACCCGGCCCGCGTCCCGGTGACGGGGCTCCTGGCGGGGGACCACGCGTACGAGGCGTTCTGCGGGTTCGCCCCGGTAGGCGACGTGGGCTCGGTCCAGGTCCCGTCGGGTGTCTCGTCCGGCGCGGACCTCTTCTCCGGCCCGACGGCGGACGGCCGCCTCGCGGTCGACCTCGCCCGGGTGCCGGGCAGGACGGGGCCGACGCCCACGAGCCTGACCCCTCGCGAGCTCGCCGACCGCCTCGCGGACCCCGACGACGCCCTGCTGCTGCTCGACGTGCGCGAGGACTGGGAGACGCAGATCCTCTCGCTCGACGGCGCCCGCGTGGTGCCCAGCGGGGTCTACGCGGGGCCCGGGGCGGCCGCGGCGCTCGCGGACCTGCCGCGCGACCGGACGGTCGCGGTGCTGTGCAAGGTCGGAGGCCGGTCCGAGCGGGTCGCGAGCCTCGCGCGGGCCGCGGGCGTGGACGCGCGCAACGTCGAGGGCGGGGTCCTGGCCTGGGTGCGGGACGTCGAGCCGGGCCGCCCGACCTACTGATTCCTCGCTCTCCTCGCTCTCCTCGCTGTCGGCGAGGTAGAACGTTCTGCTCGAGGTAGAACCCGGTGCGTTCTACCTCGAGCAGGACGTTCTACCTCAGCGGGAGTGCTCCGGCACTGCGCCGGGTCAGAGCGCCAGGTCGAGGTTGCCGGCGCCCAGCAGGCCGGACCCCGTGAGCCCGGCCCGGCCCACCATGCCGTCGACGGGCGAGCTCGCGAGGGCCTGCTCGCGGCGCGGGATGCGGCCCGCGAGCGCCGCGAGCCGTCCGGCCTCGACCGCGAGCCGCATGGCCGTGGCCATCCGCACCGGGTCGGCGGCGCGGGTGACCGCCGTTGCCAGGAGAACCCCGTCGCACCCGAGCTCGAGGGCGTGCGCGGCCTCCGACGCGGTCCCGATCCCCGCGTCCAGGATCACGGGCACGCGGGCCGCCGACGCGATGGCTGCGATGTTGCGCGGGTTGAGGATGCCCAGCCCCGACCCGATGGGCGCGCCCAGCGGCATGACGGCCGCGCAGCCCACGTCCTCGAGGCGGCGCGCGAGGATCGGGTCGTCGTTGGTGTAGGGCAGGACGGTGAAGCCGTCGCGGACCAGGGTCTCGGCGGCCTGGACGAGCCCGATCGGGTCGGGCAGCAGCGTCACGTCGTCGGCGATCACCTCGAGCTTGACCCAGTCGGTGCCGCAGGCCTCGCGGGCCAGGTGGGCCGTGAGGACGGCCTCCTTGGCCGAGAAGCAGCCCGCGGTGTTGGGCAGGGCGCGGATGCCGAGGCGGTCGAGCAGGCCCCAGATGCCGGTCTCGCCCGCACCCCCGTCGCCGCCCGCGCCACCCGACGGACGCACCCGCGCGACGCGGCGCATCGCGACGGTCGTGAGCGCGGTGCCGGACGCGACGAGCGCCTCCTCGAGCGTGAGCAGGTTCGCGGCGCCGCCCGTGCCCATGACGAGGCGCGAGCCGAGCGGCACGCCCGCGACGACGAGAGAGTCGTCGGCCGCGCGGTCCTGCGGGTCCTCAACCACCCTGCACCGCCGTGACGACCTCGACACGGTCGCCGTCGCGCAGGGTCGTGGACGCCCACGTGCTGCGGGGGAGCACGGCGTCGTCGATCGCGACCGCGACGCCCCGGGGGACGTCGCCCGTGTCCCCGAGGAGCTCGGGCAGCAACGCGGCGACGAGGGCGGTGACGGTCGTGGGCACGGCGAGTCGATAGGGCTCGCCGTTGACGAGCGCGGTGCCGGTCATGTGGTCCTCCGGGGGGTGGGCGTGGGGGAAGGGGCGGACGCGGGGGAGAAGCGCAGGGGGTCGATCGCCGCGACCGCGGGCGGCAGCGGCTGGCCGGTCAGGACCGCGTCGATCGCTGCGCCCGTGACCGGGGCGAGCAGCACGCCGTTGCGGTAGTGGCCCGTCGCGAGGACCAGGCCGGGCACGCTCGTGGCTCCCAGGAGCGGCAGGTTGTCGGGGGTGCCCGGGCGCACGCGCGGCGTGACCTCGACGAGGGCCAGCTCGTCGAGCGCGGGGAGCAGCGCGCGGGCGTCCCGCAGGAGCGCGAAGACGCCGCCCACGGTCGCGCGCCGGTCGTCGGGGTGCTCCTCGCTCGTCGCGCCGACGACGACCTCGCGGTGCCCGTCGGGTCCGGGCGTACGCGGTACGACGTACACCGGACGTCCCTGCACGACGCCGCGCACCACGTGGTCGAGCGTGAACCAGGGCGGGGCGTCGAGCCGGAGCGTCTGCCCCTTCACCGGACGGGTCGGGGCCGTGACCTCGGGGACGTCCGCGAGCAGGTCCCCCGAGTCCGCGCCCGCCGCGAGGACCACGGTCCCCGCCCGGTGCTCGTGGCCCGCGTCGTCGAGAGCCCCGGTCACGGGGGCGCCCGGTCCTGGCGAGCGCAGGAGCCGGACGGCCCGGCGGTGCACGACGGCGGCGCGCGGGTCCCGTGCGAGGGCCGCGGTCAGGGCGCCGTGCACCGCCCGCGGGTCGACCTGGTGGTCTCCCGGCGCCCAGAACGCGCCCGCGACGCGCTGCCCGACGAGCGGCTCGCGCTCCCGGGCGGCCGCGACCGTGATCTCGGTCGAGTCGAGCCCCCACGCCTCCTGCAGCGCACGCACGCGCCGCCCGAGGGCCAGGTCGTCCCCGTCGTAGGCCAGCGTGAGCGTGCCCGTGGCCCGCAGCCCCACGTCGAGCCCCGAGTCGGCCTCGAGCTCGGCCGCGAACGCGGGCCACCGCGCGGCGGAGTCGGCGCCCAGGCGCAGCGCGGCCTCCTCGCCGAAGTCGGCCTCGGTCACCGGGGCGAGCATCCCGGCCGCCGCGTGGGTCGCGCCGTCGCCCGGCGCCGGGTCCAGGACGGTCACGCGCAGACCTGCACGCGAGGCCCGCCACGCCGCGGTGAGCCCCACGATGCCGCCGCCCACGACGAGGACGTCCGTGGCGCCGTCGGGCACGGGCGGGCGCGCGGGCAGGGCAGGTTGGTCGGTGGACAGGGCTGCGCTCATGCGCTCGCTCCCTTCGCTGGCATGACCCAGATCAGGTTCGACGGTCGGCTCTCGCCCTCTCAGCCCCGAACGGGGCTCCCGTGCTTCGCGGCCACCCTACAACGCACGCCGACCACGCCCGGGGCGTGCCCACGGGCTGCGCCCCGACCGCGCCCCCGACGAGCCGTGCCTATCCTGGGCGCCGTGACCACCGCTCCGACCGGCGACGCCGAGGCCCGACAGCACACCGCCCCCCGCGAGGGCACCGTCGAGCGGCTGCGCGCCGCCCGGCTGTACCTGTGCACCGACGCGCGCGAGGAGCGCGGCGACCTCGAGGACTTCCTGCACGCGGCGCTCGCGGGCGGGGTCGACGTGGTCCAGCTCCGGGACAAGACGCTCGACGTCGCGCGCGAGCTCGAGCTCCAGGAGACGGTCGCGCGCGTCGCGACCGAGCACGGGGCGCTGTGGGCCGTCAACGACCGGGCCGACGTCGCGCTGCTGACCGGGGCCCCCGTCGTGCACATGGGTCAGGGCGACCTGCCCGTGCCCGCGGTCCGGACGCTCCTCGGTGCGGGCCCGCTCCTGGGCCGCTCGACGCACTCGCTCACCCAGGCCGCAGCCGCCGAGGCCAACCCCGACGTCGACTACTTCTGCGTCGGCCCCCTCTGGGCCACGCCCACGAAGCCGGGGCGCGACGCCGTCGGGCTCGACCTGCTGCGACAGGTCGCGGCGACGGCGCCGACCACGCCGTGGTTCGCGATCGGGGGTGTCGACGCCGACAGGCTCGACCAGGTGCTGGACGCGGGCGCCGAGCGCATCGTCGTGGTCCGCGCGATCACGGGTGCGGCCGATCCCGAGCGGGCCGCGCGCGAGCTGCGCGAGCGGCTGCCCGCCTGACGCGCGCAGTGATCCCCGTCGCACGTGCTGGACCGATGCCGGGGATCGGCCTCGGGCCAACTATCCTGGGCTGGTGACACCCACCCCCTCAGCCCCCCGGCCCGTATTGGTCGTCGACTTCGGCGCACAGTACGCCCAGCTGATCGCGCGTCGCGTGCGTGAGGCCAAGGTGTACTCGGAGATCGTCCCTCACACCTTCACCGTCGAGCAGATGCTCGCCAAGGACCCGGCAGCGATCATCCTGTCCGGCGGTCCGTCGTCCGTGTACGCGCAGGGCGCGCCCTTCGTGGACCCCGCGCTGTTCGAGGCCGGCGTGCCCGTCCTCGGCATCTGCTACGGCTTCCAGGCCATGGCCAAGGCGCTCGGCGGGACGGTCGCGCAGACCGGGCTCAGCGAGTACGGCGGGACGTCGGTCGACGTCTGCCAGGCCGGTGCGCTGCTCTCGGGCTCGCCCGACCAGCAGACCGCCTGGATGAGCCACGGCGACGCCGTGCACGCGGCCCCCGAGGGCTTCGAGGTCCTCGCGACCTCGGCGGGCTCGCCGGTCGCGGCCTTCGAGAACACCGAGCGTCGCCTGTACGGCGTGCAGTGGCACCCCGAGGTCAAGCACTCCCCGCTGGGCCAGAAGGCCCTCGAGAACTTCCTGTACCAGGGCGCCGGCCTCGCCGGTGACTGGACCCCGGGCAACGTCATCGCCGACCAGATCGCACTCATCCGCGAGCAGGTCGGGGACGCACGCGTCATCTGCGGCCTGTCCGGCGGCGTCGACTCCTCGGTCGCCGCGGCCCTCGTCCAGCAGGCCGTGGGCGACCAGCTCACGTGCGTGTTCGTCGACCACGGCCTGCTGCGCGCGGGCGAGGTCGAGCAGGTCGAGCGCGACTTCGTCGCGGCCACGGGCGTCAAGCTCGTCGTCATGGACGAGAAGCAGCGCTTCCTCTCGGCGCTCGCGGGCCACTCGGACCCCGAGACCAAGCGCAAGATCATCGGCCGCGAGTTCATCCGCGCGTTCGAGCAGGCGGCGCGCGACATCGTCGCGGACGCGGGCGAGCACGGTGGTGAGGTCAAGTTCCTCGTCCAAGGCACCCTGTACCCGGACGTCGTCGAGTCCGGCGGCGGCGAGGGCACCGCGAACATCAAGAGCCACCACAACGTGGGCGGCCTGCCCGACGACCTGCAGTTCTCGCTCGTCGAGCCGCTGCGGGCCCTGTTCAAGGACGAGGTGCGCGCCGTGGGCCGCGAGCTCGGCGTGCCCGAGGTCATCGTTGCCCGTCAGCCGTTCCCCGGCCCCGGTCTCGGCATCCGCATCGTCGGCGAGGTCACGGCCGAGCGCCTGGAGATCCTGCGCGCGGCCGACGCGATCGCGCGCGAGGAGCTCACGAAGGCCGGCCTGGACGACGAGATCTGGCAGTGCCCCGTCGTGCTCCTGGCCGACGTCCGCTCGGTCGGCGTCCAGGGCGACGGCCGCACCTACGGCCACCCGATCGT
Proteins encoded:
- a CDS encoding thiazole synthase, with translation MGTGGAANLLTLEEALVASGTALTTVAMRRVARVRPSGGAGGDGGAGETGIWGLLDRLGIRALPNTAGCFSAKEAVLTAHLAREACGTDWVKLEVIADDVTLLPDPIGLVQAAETLVRDGFTVLPYTNDDPILARRLEDVGCAAVMPLGAPIGSGLGILNPRNIAAIASAARVPVILDAGIGTASEAAHALELGCDGVLLATAVTRAADPVRMATAMRLAVEAGRLAALAGRIPRREQALASSPVDGMVGRAGLTGSGLLGAGNLDLAL
- the thiO gene encoding glycine oxidase ThiO, which produces MSAALSTDQPALPARPPVPDGATDVLVVGGGIVGLTAAWRASRAGLRVTVLDPAPGDGATHAAAGMLAPVTEADFGEEAALRLGADSAARWPAFAAELEADSGLDVGLRATGTLTLAYDGDDLALGRRVRALQEAWGLDSTEITVAAAREREPLVGQRVAGAFWAPGDHQVDPRAVHGALTAALARDPRAAVVHRRAVRLLRSPGPGAPVTGALDDAGHEHRAGTVVLAAGADSGDLLADVPEVTAPTRPVKGQTLRLDAPPWFTLDHVVRGVVQGRPVYVVPRTPGPDGHREVVVGATSEEHPDDRRATVGGVFALLRDARALLPALDELALVEVTPRVRPGTPDNLPLLGATSVPGLVLATGHYRNGVLLAPVTGAAIDAVLTGQPLPPAVAAIDPLRFSPASAPSPTPTPRRTT
- the thiS gene encoding sulfur carrier protein ThiS; protein product: MTGTALVNGEPYRLAVPTTVTALVAALLPELLGDTGDVPRGVAVAIDDAVLPRSTWASTTLRDGDRVEVVTAVQGG
- the moeB gene encoding molybdopterin-synthase adenylyltransferase MoeB; protein product: MTSLPPLVAPSVEPLSTQELARYSRHLALPGIGVEGQQRLRAARVLVVGAGGLGSPALLYLAAAGVGTIGIVDDDRVEVSNLQRQVIHGGSDVGRPKVVSARDALAEVNPHVSVRLHEQRLDATNVLDVLAGYDVVLDGTDNFATRYLVGDAAEIAGIPCVWGSIFRFQGQVSVFWSAPPVGEGVVYRDVFPEPPPPGTVPDCATGGVLGAMCGTVGSVMATEAIKLITGAGRTLLGRLAVYDSLELTWRHLTIRADPARVPVTGLLAGDHAYEAFCGFAPVGDVGSVQVPSGVSSGADLFSGPTADGRLAVDLARVPGRTGPTPTSLTPRELADRLADPDDALLLLDVREDWETQILSLDGARVVPSGVYAGPGAAAALADLPRDRTVAVLCKVGGRSERVASLARAAGVDARNVEGGVLAWVRDVEPGRPTY
- a CDS encoding ABC transporter ATP-binding protein → MTVRPLPLPDPGTPPLTGPGAFLWWLARRQWGILLAAVLLGMVTFVCQAVMPYVLGRALDEGLDEGFGAVLLGWAAVMLGIGLVQVGAAALGHRFDIENWLRSAFTTSQLVGDTVARSGHTITDELPTGEVVSAVASDALRVGEVYAIAARFAGSLMAYAVVAGIMLSTSLQLGLVVVLGLPVVAGILAFLVKPLQQRQAAQREASGRLTTLGADTVSGLRILRGIGGERVFTDRYRTQSQAVRETGVRVATTQSYLDGLQVLLPGLFVALVLYLGAHAAVAGDISPGQLVAFYGYAAFLSWPLQIATQTLQITTRAHVAAKKLVKVLSVVPATGATPGTASAPPAGAALVDDASGVELTPGRVVALVSVDPDESARIATRMGRFDDVAEAGTPVHLGGIRLSDLDKDVVRERIVVAEATPHLFSGVLGEEIDVRGGSLEAELLRAVMIADAHDVLDSVPDGLAGELPEKGRSLSGGQRQRVALARAILTDPEILVLVEPTSAVDAHTEARIAERLAEVRRGRTTLIVTASPLVLDHVDDVLFVEDGRVVTHGTHRELLHRPHDAHQGAEASRYRAVVGRSMDETPAVPEDDHLPMGSAELTDASKGVS
- a CDS encoding DUF3817 domain-containing protein; protein product: MTTPDPAGSQKTSDAVADAPSQEVVDRAVRKARGALQRYRVMALITGVMLLILCVEMIVKYGVGQFVDVDGVMRFVGWIPFAHGWVYVVYLVTVLDLWSKMRWSWGRLATMVFAGVVPVMSFILEKKVHREAEAKLDALVEQYAR